A stretch of Lepisosteus oculatus isolate fLepOcu1 chromosome 11, fLepOcu1.hap2, whole genome shotgun sequence DNA encodes these proteins:
- the LOC102682911 gene encoding hepatitis A virus cellular receptor 1 homolog isoform X1, with protein sequence MRLCRILPSCCLVLSLMAVTGVSALTFRGSVGQDVTLPCRYSVTDLGVTTMCWGRGELPLSGCNNMIISTDGQSVNSRLSERYQLLGQLTGGDVSLTILHAQESDSGLYGCRVEIPGWFNDQKHTVNLIVTKAPVTTTDSLVSSPEPQKTAATTQTPCKSTGKAADSTISSTMSSAQLSSSAYSNSAGGPVLTVGLVAVLALVLVLLTLLFLLLRRRQRRAQTTTKLDPQVIPELQTRARVEENIYSIDPQDDYEVCP encoded by the exons ATGAGACTCTGCAGGATCCTCCCATCATGCTGCCTGGTACTGAGCCTCATGGCAG TCACTGGAGTCTCTGCTCTGACGTTCAGAGGATCCGTCGGCCAGGATGTCACTCTCCCCTGCAGATACTCTGTGACGGATCTCGGAGTGACGACGATGTGCTGGGGGAGAGGAGAACTACCTCTTTCTGGGTGTAATAATATGATCATTTCCACTGATGGACAGAGTGTGAACTCCAGACTCTCAGAGAGGTACCAGCTGCTGGGACAGCTGACCGGAGGCGATGTCTCTCTGACCATCCTCCACGCTCAGGAGAGCGACTCTGGGCTCTACGGCTGCCGTGTGGAAATACCAGGCTGGTTTAATGACCAGAAACATACAGTTAACTTGATCGTTACAAAGG CTCCTGTGACGACCACAGACTCGCTCGTCTCCTCCCCAGAGCCTCAGAAGACAGCAGCCACCACTCAGACCCCCT GTAAATCGACTGGGAAGGCAGCAGATTCTACAATTAGCTCCACAATGTcttcagctcagctcagcagctcagcGTACAGTAACTCG gctggGGGCCCAGTCCTCACTGTAGGGCTGGTGGCAGTTCTAGCTCTGGTGCTGGTGCTCCTGACCCTGCTGTTTCTCCTGCTGC GCAGAAGACAACGGAGAGCCCAGACGACGACTAAGCT GGACCCTCAGGTCATCCCAGAGCTGCAGACCAGAGCCAGAGTGGAGGAGAACATCTACAGCATTGACCCACAGGATGACTACGAAGTCTGTCCTTGA
- the timd4 gene encoding T-cell immunoglobulin and mucin domain-containing protein 4, with translation MPLRAGLWLHWILTVAIAAPRSSAAGYRALEGGAVSLACRYSVKRYGLSRVCWGRNCGTLWCSDTIVQTDGSRVISKVSDRYRLNGDIPAGQVDLTISRVRQADSGSYCCRVDIDGYFNDQKVSHTLQVLKAPAEPSPSASPVTPTPGHSGHNQSEPQAAGGRVEAESPRLTEDDAARNPSLPRSGGVEESAIVTQSLQINVPVLAGSITVLLFLLLASSLALLGFRRQIQKRSQNETGRRSATPAEPRHIIHEIETRRPVEENIYTLD, from the exons ATGCCTCTCCGCGCTGGCCTGTGGCTGCACTGGATCCTTACCGTGGCTATAGCAG ccCCCAGGTCCTCGGCCGCGGGGTACCGGGCGCTGGAAGGCGGGGCGGTCAGCCTGGCCTGCCGCTACTCGGTGAAGAGGTACGGGCTGAGCCGGGTGTGCTGGGGCCGGAACTGCGGCACGCTCTGGTGCAGCGACACCATCGTCCAGACCGACGGCAGCCGCGTCATCTCCAAAGTCTCGGACCGGTACCGGCTCAACGGAGACATCCCGGCCGGACAGGTGGACCTGACCATCTCCAGGGTGAGGCAAGCGGACAGCGGGTCATACTGCTGCCGAGTGGACATCGATGGCTATTTCAATGACCAGAAGGTGTCTCACACCCTGCAGGTTCTCAAAG CGCCAGCGGAGCCCTCACCATCAGCCAGCCCAGTGACTCCGACACCCGGACACTCCGGACACAACCAATCGGAGCCACAGGCCGCAG GAGGCCGGGTAGAAGCAGAGTCGCCCCGCCTGACTGAGGATGATGCCGCGAGGAACCCCAGCCTGCCCCGCTCCGGAGGCGTC GAGGAGAGCGCGATTGTCACGCAGTCCTTGCAGATCAATGTCCCGGTGCTGGCTGGGTccatcactgtgctgctgttcctgctgctgGCCAGCTCGCTGGCTCTCCTGGGCTTCCGAC GACAAATTCAGAAAAGAAGCCAGAATGAGACAGGAAG AAGGTCAGCAACCCCAGCAGAGCCCCGACATATTATCCATGAGATCGAAACCAGACGTCCAGTGGAAGAGAATATCTACACCCTGGATTAG
- the LOC102682911 gene encoding T-cell immunoglobulin and mucin domain-containing protein 4-like isoform X2: MRLCRILPSCCLVLSLMAVTGVSALTFRGSVGQDVTLPCRYSVTDLGVTTMCWGRGELPLSGCNNMIISTDGQSVNSRLSERYQLLGQLTGGDVSLTILHAQESDSGLYGCRVEIPGWFNDQKHTVNLIVTKGKSTGKAADSTISSTMSSAQLSSSAYSNSAGGPVLTVGLVAVLALVLVLLTLLFLLLRRRQRRAQTTTKLDPQVIPELQTRARVEENIYSIDPQDDYEVCP; encoded by the exons ATGAGACTCTGCAGGATCCTCCCATCATGCTGCCTGGTACTGAGCCTCATGGCAG TCACTGGAGTCTCTGCTCTGACGTTCAGAGGATCCGTCGGCCAGGATGTCACTCTCCCCTGCAGATACTCTGTGACGGATCTCGGAGTGACGACGATGTGCTGGGGGAGAGGAGAACTACCTCTTTCTGGGTGTAATAATATGATCATTTCCACTGATGGACAGAGTGTGAACTCCAGACTCTCAGAGAGGTACCAGCTGCTGGGACAGCTGACCGGAGGCGATGTCTCTCTGACCATCCTCCACGCTCAGGAGAGCGACTCTGGGCTCTACGGCTGCCGTGTGGAAATACCAGGCTGGTTTAATGACCAGAAACATACAGTTAACTTGATCGTTACAAAGG GTAAATCGACTGGGAAGGCAGCAGATTCTACAATTAGCTCCACAATGTcttcagctcagctcagcagctcagcGTACAGTAACTCG gctggGGGCCCAGTCCTCACTGTAGGGCTGGTGGCAGTTCTAGCTCTGGTGCTGGTGCTCCTGACCCTGCTGTTTCTCCTGCTGC GCAGAAGACAACGGAGAGCCCAGACGACGACTAAGCT GGACCCTCAGGTCATCCCAGAGCTGCAGACCAGAGCCAGAGTGGAGGAGAACATCTACAGCATTGACCCACAGGATGACTACGAAGTCTGTCCTTGA